A window of the Lepus europaeus isolate LE1 chromosome 5, mLepTim1.pri, whole genome shotgun sequence genome harbors these coding sequences:
- the ECM1 gene encoding extracellular matrix protein 1 isoform X1: protein MGTMSRAALVLACLAVASATSEGGPRNSEQKELRPEYFMQHLQEVGYAAAPAPPLTRSLLLDHPDTSPHDPPFEGQREAQPPPPRAAIPEQEEVLPHAQLPAEKQKDPPPPHEAVPFQEERPPPQPFLEQKEVDTPLPHQEQKPFQFQQAEEEPAPSGGQGPPEPQSWNPSQHCQPGRARGGWGFRLDGFPPGRPSPHNLNQICLPDRPHVVYGPWNLPQSGYSHLSRQGDALNLLETGYSRCCRCSSHVQRLDCAQLVWEDTMTQFCETEFSVKTRPHWCCKRQGEARFSCFQEAAPWPHYRLRACPSHQPGISLGPELPFPPGAPTLDNVKNICRLKRFRSVPRNLLLTDPIQRQLHALTRLEVEFQRCCRQGNNHTCTWKAWEDTLDGYCDQEQAIKTHPHACCKYPPSPARDECFARRAPYPNYDRDILTLDLSRITPNLMGHLCGNQRVLTKHKQIPGLIQNMTARCCKLPFPEQACCAEEEKLAFVNDLCGARWSFWRDPALCCDRRPGDEQTNCFNINYLRNVALVAGDTEDTKGQEEQGPTRGAHVSPTPQPKEE from the exons GGTCTTGGCCTGTTTGGCTGTTGCTTCTGCTACCTCTGAGGGAG GCCCCAGGAACTCAGAGCAGAAGGAACTCAGGCCAGAGTACTTCATGCAGCACCTTCAAGAGG TTGGCTACgcagcagcccccgccccgcccctgaccCGAAGCCTCCTCCTGGATCACCCTGACACCTCTCCACATGACCCTCCCTTCGAGGGCCAGAGAGAAG cgcagccccctcccccgcggGCAGCCATCCCTGAACAAGAGGAAGTGCTGCCCcatgcccagctccctgctgaaaagcaaa AGGACCCCCCGCCCCCTCATGAAGCCGTCCCCTTCCAAGAAGAGCGGCCTCCTCCCCAGCCGTTCCTTGAGCAGAAGGAAG TAGACACACCTCTCCCCCACCAAGAGCAGAAGCCCTTCCAGTTCCAGCAGGCAGAAG AAGAGCCAGCTCCCTCCGGGGGCCAGGGCCCTCCCGAGCCTCAGTCCTGGAATCCGTCCCAGCACTGCCAACCGGGCCGAGCCCGAGGGGGCTGGGGCTTCCGACTGGACGGCTTTCCCCCTGGGCGGCCTTCTCCACACAATCTGAACCAGATCTGCCTTCCTGACCGTCCACACGTGGTGTACGGCCCCTGGAACCTGCCGCAGTCTGGCTACTCCCACCTTAGTCGCCAGGGCGATGCCCTCAATTTGCTGGAGACTGGATATTCCCGCTGCTGCCGCTGCAGCAGCCATGTACAACGCCTAGACTGTGCACAACTCGTG TGGGAGGACACAATGACCCAGTTCTGTGAGACCGAGTTCTCGGTCAAGACCCGACCCCACTGGTGCTGCAAACGGCAGGGGGAGGCTCGATTCTCCTGCTTCCAGGAGGCCGCTCCCTGGCCTCACTACCGACTCCGGGCCTGCCCGAGCCACCAGCCTGGCATCTCGTTGGGCCCCGAGCTTCCTTTCCCCCCTGGGGCGCCCACACTGGACAATGTCAAGAACATCTGCCGCCTGAAACGCTTCCGCTCTGTGCCACGCAACCTCCTGCTTACCGACCCCATCCAAAGGCAGCTGCACGCTCTGACCCGGCTGGAAGTGGAGTTCCAGCGCTGCTGCCGCCAGGGGAACAACCACACCTGTACATGGAAGGCC TGGGAGGACACCCTTGATGGATACTGCGACCAGGAACAGGCGATAAAGACCCACCCTCATGCCTGTTGCAAATACCCTCCCAGCCCCGCTCGGGATGAGTGCTTTGCGCGTCGGGCTCCCTACCCCAACTATGACCGTGACATCTTGACCCTTGACCTCAGCCGGATCACCCCCAACCTGATGGGCCACCTCTGCGGAAACCAAAGAGTCCTCACCAAGCA TAAACAGATTCCTGGGCTGATCCAGAACATGACCGCCCGCTGCTGTAAGCTGCCCTTTCCTGAACAGGCCTGCTGCGCTGAGGAGGAG AAATTAGCCTTTGTCAATGACCTGTGTGGTGCCCGATGGAGCTTCTGGAGAgaccctgccctctgctgtgACCGGAGGCCTGGGGACGAACAGACCAACTGCTTCAACATCAATTATCTGAGGAACGTGGCTCTGGTAGCCGGAGACACTGAGGACACCAAGGGCCAGGAGGAGCAGGGCCCGACTCGGGGCGCACAtgtcagccccacccctcagCCCAAGGAAGAGTGA
- the ECM1 gene encoding extracellular matrix protein 1 isoform X2 — MGTMSRAALVLACLAVASATSEGGPRNSEQKELRPEYFMQHLQEVGYAAAPAPPLTRSLLLDHPDTSPHDPPFEGQREAQPPPPRAAIPEQEEVLPHAQLPAEKQKDPPPPHEAVPFQEERPPPQPFLEQKEDTPLPHQEQKPFQFQQAEEEPAPSGGQGPPEPQSWNPSQHCQPGRARGGWGFRLDGFPPGRPSPHNLNQICLPDRPHVVYGPWNLPQSGYSHLSRQGDALNLLETGYSRCCRCSSHVQRLDCAQLVWEDTMTQFCETEFSVKTRPHWCCKRQGEARFSCFQEAAPWPHYRLRACPSHQPGISLGPELPFPPGAPTLDNVKNICRLKRFRSVPRNLLLTDPIQRQLHALTRLEVEFQRCCRQGNNHTCTWKAWEDTLDGYCDQEQAIKTHPHACCKYPPSPARDECFARRAPYPNYDRDILTLDLSRITPNLMGHLCGNQRVLTKHKQIPGLIQNMTARCCKLPFPEQACCAEEEKLAFVNDLCGARWSFWRDPALCCDRRPGDEQTNCFNINYLRNVALVAGDTEDTKGQEEQGPTRGAHVSPTPQPKEE, encoded by the exons GGTCTTGGCCTGTTTGGCTGTTGCTTCTGCTACCTCTGAGGGAG GCCCCAGGAACTCAGAGCAGAAGGAACTCAGGCCAGAGTACTTCATGCAGCACCTTCAAGAGG TTGGCTACgcagcagcccccgccccgcccctgaccCGAAGCCTCCTCCTGGATCACCCTGACACCTCTCCACATGACCCTCCCTTCGAGGGCCAGAGAGAAG cgcagccccctcccccgcggGCAGCCATCCCTGAACAAGAGGAAGTGCTGCCCcatgcccagctccctgctgaaaagcaaa AGGACCCCCCGCCCCCTCATGAAGCCGTCCCCTTCCAAGAAGAGCGGCCTCCTCCCCAGCCGTTCCTTGAGCAGAAGGAAG ACACACCTCTCCCCCACCAAGAGCAGAAGCCCTTCCAGTTCCAGCAGGCAGAAG AAGAGCCAGCTCCCTCCGGGGGCCAGGGCCCTCCCGAGCCTCAGTCCTGGAATCCGTCCCAGCACTGCCAACCGGGCCGAGCCCGAGGGGGCTGGGGCTTCCGACTGGACGGCTTTCCCCCTGGGCGGCCTTCTCCACACAATCTGAACCAGATCTGCCTTCCTGACCGTCCACACGTGGTGTACGGCCCCTGGAACCTGCCGCAGTCTGGCTACTCCCACCTTAGTCGCCAGGGCGATGCCCTCAATTTGCTGGAGACTGGATATTCCCGCTGCTGCCGCTGCAGCAGCCATGTACAACGCCTAGACTGTGCACAACTCGTG TGGGAGGACACAATGACCCAGTTCTGTGAGACCGAGTTCTCGGTCAAGACCCGACCCCACTGGTGCTGCAAACGGCAGGGGGAGGCTCGATTCTCCTGCTTCCAGGAGGCCGCTCCCTGGCCTCACTACCGACTCCGGGCCTGCCCGAGCCACCAGCCTGGCATCTCGTTGGGCCCCGAGCTTCCTTTCCCCCCTGGGGCGCCCACACTGGACAATGTCAAGAACATCTGCCGCCTGAAACGCTTCCGCTCTGTGCCACGCAACCTCCTGCTTACCGACCCCATCCAAAGGCAGCTGCACGCTCTGACCCGGCTGGAAGTGGAGTTCCAGCGCTGCTGCCGCCAGGGGAACAACCACACCTGTACATGGAAGGCC TGGGAGGACACCCTTGATGGATACTGCGACCAGGAACAGGCGATAAAGACCCACCCTCATGCCTGTTGCAAATACCCTCCCAGCCCCGCTCGGGATGAGTGCTTTGCGCGTCGGGCTCCCTACCCCAACTATGACCGTGACATCTTGACCCTTGACCTCAGCCGGATCACCCCCAACCTGATGGGCCACCTCTGCGGAAACCAAAGAGTCCTCACCAAGCA TAAACAGATTCCTGGGCTGATCCAGAACATGACCGCCCGCTGCTGTAAGCTGCCCTTTCCTGAACAGGCCTGCTGCGCTGAGGAGGAG AAATTAGCCTTTGTCAATGACCTGTGTGGTGCCCGATGGAGCTTCTGGAGAgaccctgccctctgctgtgACCGGAGGCCTGGGGACGAACAGACCAACTGCTTCAACATCAATTATCTGAGGAACGTGGCTCTGGTAGCCGGAGACACTGAGGACACCAAGGGCCAGGAGGAGCAGGGCCCGACTCGGGGCGCACAtgtcagccccacccctcagCCCAAGGAAGAGTGA